In the genome of Actinomadura graeca, one region contains:
- a CDS encoding acetyl-CoA C-acetyltransferase, translating into MTTTSVIVAGARTPVGRLLGSLKDFSAADLGAHAIKAALERAGVSGDQVQYVILGQVLQAGAGQIPSRQAAVKAGIPMSVPSVTVNKVCLSGLNAIALADQLIRAGEFEIVVAGGMESMTQAPHLLPKSRGGYKYGSVEVLDHMALDALTDAFDGVSMGESTEHHNARLGISREEQDEFAARSQQRAAAAIKNGVFDEEIAPVEIPQRRGEPVVFATDEGVRGDTTAESLARLRPAFGKEGTITAGSSSQISDGAAAVVVMSKVKAQELGLPWLAEIGAHGNVAGPDNSLQSQPSNAIAHALGKEGLGVDDLDLIEINEAFAAVGVQSVRDLGADPEKVNVNGGAIALGHPVGMSGARIVLHLAYELRRRGGGVGAAGLCGGGGQGDALVIRVPAPSGA; encoded by the coding sequence ATGACCACCACGTCCGTGATCGTCGCCGGAGCCCGCACCCCCGTCGGCCGTCTGCTCGGCTCGCTGAAGGACTTCTCCGCCGCCGACCTCGGCGCGCACGCGATCAAAGCGGCGCTGGAGCGGGCGGGCGTGTCGGGCGACCAGGTGCAGTACGTGATCCTCGGGCAGGTGCTCCAGGCGGGCGCCGGGCAGATCCCGTCCCGGCAGGCGGCGGTCAAGGCCGGCATCCCCATGAGCGTCCCGTCGGTCACGGTCAACAAGGTGTGCCTGTCCGGGCTGAACGCGATCGCCCTGGCCGACCAGCTGATCAGGGCGGGCGAGTTCGAGATCGTCGTGGCGGGCGGCATGGAGTCGATGACACAGGCGCCGCACCTGCTGCCCAAGTCGCGCGGCGGCTACAAGTACGGCTCGGTGGAGGTCCTCGACCACATGGCGCTGGACGCGCTCACCGACGCGTTCGACGGCGTCTCCATGGGCGAGTCGACCGAGCACCACAACGCCAGGCTCGGCATCTCCCGCGAGGAGCAGGACGAGTTCGCCGCGCGGTCCCAGCAGCGCGCGGCCGCGGCCATCAAGAACGGCGTGTTCGACGAGGAGATCGCGCCGGTCGAGATCCCGCAGCGCCGCGGCGAGCCGGTCGTGTTCGCGACGGACGAGGGCGTGCGCGGCGACACCACCGCCGAGTCGCTCGCCCGGCTCCGCCCCGCCTTCGGCAAGGAGGGGACGATCACCGCGGGCTCGTCGTCGCAGATCTCCGACGGCGCCGCCGCGGTCGTGGTGATGTCCAAGGTGAAGGCGCAGGAGCTCGGGCTGCCCTGGCTCGCCGAGATCGGGGCGCACGGCAACGTCGCAGGACCGGACAACTCGCTCCAGTCCCAGCCGTCCAACGCGATCGCGCACGCCCTCGGCAAGGAGGGCCTCGGCGTGGACGACCTGGACCTCATCGAGATCAACGAGGCGTTCGCGGCGGTCGGCGTCCAGTCGGTGCGCGACCTCGGCGCCGATCCCGAGAAGGTCAACGTCAACGGCGGCGCCATCGCCCTCGGCCACCCGGTCGGCATGTCGGGTGCCCGGATCGTCCTGCACCTGGCCTACGAGCTGCGGCGCCGGGGCGGCGGCGTCGGCGCGGCCGGCCTGTGCGGCGGCGGCGGCCAGGGCGACGCGCTGGTGATCCGCGTGCCCGCACCGTCCGGCGCCTGA
- a CDS encoding ATP-binding cassette domain-containing protein, giving the protein MTFGVAEGVVGLAGPPGVGKSTLLATFATLRRPNAGALHILGHDITNNADLRAARALIGYLPGGLSRAENMTAGEFVAYAAYYKRAGASAARDMVRRLDLADAAGTELCLLPPDVRLRAGIAAACVHRPAIALLDDPSGWLQAAAGPWPGGGGDPGASITAMAELAPLLRSLAPTVVVTADAAATLTGWCDRLLTLTRGKLAELPARPAAVGRGRLPAGRRLPAHRADASAPWSPAAVQGPAVAPGLVGTSRPDSGPEPEGGPGEGPSRGRRRPARLVFPQMARLRGVREPARSGAGV; this is encoded by the coding sequence GTGACCTTCGGCGTGGCCGAAGGCGTGGTCGGCCTGGCCGGTCCACCTGGTGTCGGTAAATCCACTCTGCTGGCCACGTTCGCGACCTTGCGCCGGCCGAATGCCGGCGCGCTGCACATTCTCGGGCACGACATCACGAACAACGCCGATCTGCGGGCCGCCCGTGCCCTCATCGGCTACCTGCCGGGCGGGCTGTCCCGCGCGGAGAACATGACCGCGGGCGAGTTCGTCGCCTACGCGGCCTACTACAAGCGCGCCGGCGCGTCCGCGGCGCGCGACATGGTGCGGCGGCTGGACCTCGCCGATGCCGCCGGCACGGAGCTCTGCCTGCTGCCGCCCGACGTCCGGCTCCGCGCCGGGATCGCGGCCGCCTGCGTCCACCGTCCTGCCATCGCCCTGCTGGACGACCCGTCCGGGTGGCTCCAGGCCGCCGCCGGGCCCTGGCCCGGGGGCGGGGGCGACCCGGGCGCGTCCATCACGGCCATGGCGGAGCTGGCTCCGCTGCTCCGCTCCCTCGCGCCCACGGTCGTCGTCACCGCGGACGCCGCCGCGACGCTGACCGGCTGGTGCGACCGCCTCCTCACCCTCACCCGCGGCAAGCTGGCCGAGCTCCCCGCCCGCCCGGCCGCCGTCGGCCGGGGCCGCCTTCCGGCCGGACGCCGCTTGCCCGCCCACCGTGCCGACGCCTCCGCGCCCTGGTCCCCCGCCGCCGTGCAGGGGCCCGCGGTCGCGCCCGGGCTCGTGGGCACGTCCCGACCTGACAGCGGACCCGAACCGGAGGGCGGACCCGGGGAAGGCCCCTCGCGAGGGCGGCGCCGCCCGGCGCGGCTGGTGTTCCCGCAGATGGCGCGGCTGCGGGGGGTGCGGGAGCCCGCGCGGAGCGGCGCCGGTGTCTGA
- a CDS encoding DUF4230 domain-containing protein gives MPERTAPPRRRPLPWRGLRAPLLLIAATVALVLVAQLALGKLPHWMNPFGEETKDRSGPALLQSIRDLHRYEAATGNFQVIVDLEKDAKFLPDAVRGKRTLFVGKGSVDAYVDFSRLDSGAIKVDPKRTSATITLPGAQLEPTNLDQKGSYVFSTERGLFNRFGDFFSGNPNDQQQLYVLAGQKIQAAATESDLRRRADANTRLMLENMLKALGFTTVTVRQSAAQ, from the coding sequence GTGCCCGAGAGGACGGCGCCCCCGCGGCGCCGCCCCCTGCCCTGGCGCGGGCTCCGCGCGCCGTTGCTGCTGATCGCGGCGACCGTCGCGCTGGTGCTCGTGGCCCAGCTCGCCCTCGGCAAGCTCCCCCACTGGATGAACCCGTTCGGTGAGGAGACCAAGGACCGCAGCGGCCCCGCGCTGCTCCAGTCGATCCGCGACCTGCACCGCTACGAGGCGGCCACCGGCAACTTCCAGGTCATCGTGGACCTGGAGAAGGACGCCAAGTTCCTGCCGGACGCCGTGCGCGGCAAGCGGACGCTCTTCGTGGGCAAGGGCTCCGTGGACGCCTACGTGGACTTCTCCCGGCTGGACTCCGGCGCCATCAAGGTCGACCCGAAGCGGACATCCGCGACGATCACCCTCCCCGGCGCGCAGCTGGAGCCGACGAACCTCGACCAGAAGGGCAGCTACGTCTTCTCCACCGAACGGGGCCTGTTCAACCGCTTCGGCGACTTCTTCAGCGGCAACCCCAACGACCAGCAGCAGCTCTACGTCCTGGCGGGCCAGAAGATCCAAGCCGCCGCGACCGAGAGCGACCTGCGCCGCCGGGCCGACGCCAACACCAGGCTCATGCTGGAGAACATGCTCAAGGCGCTGGGGTTCACGACGGTGACCGTCCGCCAGTCCGCGGCCCAGTGA
- a CDS encoding tetratricopeptide repeat protein, giving the protein MHGAIDLGARQAATRKQQERQAQGGAPSGAAGAQYVMDVTDETFNTEVVERSQTVPVLVDFWAEWCGPCKQLGPILEKLAAEAAGKWVLAKVDIDANPQLGAYMQQMGVRGIPFVAVVVGGQLLPFLNGAAPEPQVREAIDQLFDALRKEGILPEGAEAEQQPAPVGEEPRQQGADPVYGAAEEALQSGDLEGAKEAFQRILSSNPRDGHAKQGLGLAELSLRVRSLDAERALREAAEKPGDVQAQINASDVEMVSGRIDEAFARLLASVRGSAGDDRDAARKHLLALFDLLPPEDPRIAKARRSLQAALF; this is encoded by the coding sequence TTGCACGGGGCCATTGACCTGGGGGCCCGCCAAGCCGCCACCAGGAAGCAGCAGGAGCGCCAGGCCCAGGGCGGTGCGCCGTCCGGCGCCGCCGGCGCGCAGTACGTCATGGACGTCACCGACGAGACGTTCAACACCGAGGTCGTCGAAAGGTCGCAGACCGTTCCCGTCCTCGTGGATTTCTGGGCCGAGTGGTGCGGGCCGTGCAAGCAGCTCGGCCCCATCCTGGAGAAGCTCGCCGCCGAGGCGGCCGGCAAGTGGGTCCTGGCCAAGGTCGACATCGACGCCAACCCGCAGCTCGGCGCGTACATGCAGCAGATGGGCGTGCGGGGCATCCCGTTCGTCGCCGTCGTCGTGGGCGGGCAGCTGCTGCCGTTCCTGAACGGCGCCGCGCCCGAGCCGCAGGTGCGCGAGGCCATCGACCAGCTCTTCGACGCGCTGCGCAAGGAGGGGATCCTCCCCGAGGGCGCCGAGGCGGAGCAGCAGCCCGCCCCCGTCGGCGAGGAACCCCGCCAGCAGGGTGCCGACCCCGTGTACGGGGCGGCCGAAGAGGCCCTGCAAAGCGGCGACCTGGAGGGCGCGAAGGAGGCGTTCCAGCGGATCCTCTCCTCGAACCCGCGCGACGGGCACGCCAAGCAGGGGCTCGGGCTGGCCGAACTGAGCCTGCGAGTGCGGTCACTGGACGCCGAGCGCGCGCTCCGCGAGGCCGCCGAGAAGCCGGGCGACGTCCAGGCGCAGATCAACGCGTCGGACGTCGAGATGGTGTCGGGACGGATCGACGAGGCGTTCGCGCGCCTGCTGGCCTCCGTCCGGGGCAGCGCGGGCGACGACCGCGACGCCGCGCGCAAGCACCTGCTGGCGCTGTTCGACCTCCTGCCCCCGGAGGACCCGCGGATCGCCAAGGCCCGGCGTTCCCTCCAGGCCGCCCTGTTCTGA
- a CDS encoding alpha/beta fold hydrolase, with protein MTVQLYARDVGSGTPLVLLHAFPLSSAMWLAQREGLAGRFRVITPDLRGFGGSVLGAGEPSIDAMADDVALLFKHRGVPRAVVGGLSLGGHVAMALCRRHPDLVLGTVLAGTRAGADGAAERERRLRQAERLERDGTVQVLMEEILPDLVGPTTLRQRALIYGRVRGLVQATPPQAAAWALRAMAGRAEVAGTLRDLRVPALVVVGGEDSSTTEDEARALAGALPDAEVLVVPRAGHLCAVEQPDLFNQAVAEFAAALARTSP; from the coding sequence ATGACCGTGCAGCTCTACGCAAGGGACGTCGGCTCCGGCACACCGCTCGTGCTGCTGCACGCCTTCCCGCTGTCGTCGGCGATGTGGCTCGCGCAGCGGGAGGGGCTCGCGGGACGGTTCCGGGTGATCACCCCCGACCTGCGCGGCTTCGGCGGCTCGGTGCTCGGCGCCGGGGAGCCCTCGATCGACGCGATGGCCGACGACGTGGCCCTGCTGTTCAAGCACCGGGGCGTCCCGCGGGCCGTCGTCGGCGGCCTGTCCCTGGGCGGCCACGTCGCCATGGCGCTGTGCCGGCGCCACCCCGACCTCGTCTTAGGCACCGTGCTCGCCGGCACCCGCGCCGGCGCCGACGGCGCCGCCGAGCGGGAGCGGCGGCTGCGGCAGGCCGAGCGCCTGGAACGCGACGGGACCGTCCAGGTCCTGATGGAGGAGATCCTGCCGGACCTCGTCGGGCCGACCACGCTCCGGCAGCGGGCCCTCATCTACGGGCGGGTCCGGGGGCTCGTGCAGGCCACCCCGCCGCAGGCCGCCGCGTGGGCGCTGCGCGCCATGGCGGGCCGCGCGGAGGTGGCCGGGACGCTGCGCGACCTCCGGGTGCCCGCGCTGGTGGTGGTCGGCGGCGAGGACTCCTCCACCACCGAGGACGAGGCCCGCGCCCTGGCCGGTGCCCTGCCCGACGCCGAGGTGCTGGTCGTCCCGCGCGCCGGGCACCTGTGCGCCGTCGAGCAGCCCGACCTGTTCAACCAGGCCGTGGCCGAGTTCGCCGCCGCGCTCGCCCGCACGTCCCCCTGA
- a CDS encoding ATP/GTP-binding protein, which yields MSPRKNRRALPDPRPRGGGGGLAEETEEGPDGEWVVRMVAGANAVKAYRCPGCDQEIPPGVAHVVAWPAGARDAGDRRHWHRPCWRARGRRAPRVRRSRDAPRY from the coding sequence ATGAGCCCCCGCAAGAACCGCCGCGCACTGCCGGACCCCCGTCCGCGAGGCGGCGGTGGCGGCCTGGCCGAGGAGACCGAGGAGGGGCCGGACGGCGAGTGGGTCGTCCGGATGGTGGCCGGGGCGAACGCGGTCAAGGCGTACCGGTGCCCCGGCTGCGATCAGGAGATACCGCCCGGTGTCGCCCATGTCGTGGCGTGGCCGGCCGGCGCGCGCGATGCCGGCGACCGGCGGCACTGGCACCGGCCGTGCTGGCGGGCCCGCGGCCGCCGCGCCCCGCGCGTGCGCCGCTCCCGGGACGCCCCGCGGTACTGA
- a CDS encoding DUF3817 domain-containing protein: MDIVRAFRVVSIGEAVSFLVLLLIAMPLKYMADAPVAVQIMGPLHGVLFIAYTGMVFLVREQLRWDIKRTVLALAAGVLPVAPFFVEHFWAKPAPAGEATARA; this comes from the coding sequence GTGGACATCGTTCGTGCGTTCCGGGTCGTCTCCATCGGCGAGGCGGTCTCGTTCCTGGTGCTGCTGCTGATCGCCATGCCGCTGAAGTACATGGCGGACGCACCGGTGGCGGTGCAGATCATGGGTCCCCTCCACGGAGTGCTGTTCATCGCCTACACCGGGATGGTCTTCCTCGTCCGGGAGCAGCTCCGCTGGGACATCAAGCGCACCGTGCTCGCCCTGGCCGCCGGAGTCCTGCCCGTCGCGCCGTTCTTCGTAGAGCACTTCTGGGCCAAGCCCGCCCCCGCGGGCGAGGCCACCGCGCGCGCCTGA
- a CDS encoding 3-hydroxyacyl-CoA dehydrogenase — MTGASFGRVGVVGLGTMGAGIAEVLARGGLPVVGVEVDGDALERGRGHLERSTGRAVKRGRLTEEGRREILDRVALSVGFAELGDCDLVIEAVPERLDLKRRVFAELDKVCRPDAVLATNTSSLSVTDIAVTTGRPTKIVGVHFFNPAPVMRLVEVIRTVLTEPEAVERVAALAEALGKTPVTIGDRAGFVANRLLFGYLNQAAAMLDSGHATRDDIDTAMTAGAGLPMGPFALMDLIGLDTCLGILEAVHAETRDPRHAPSPALRERVTAGLLGRKSGHGFHVHDGRAVQDEAAGPGTGASAPTVGVLGTGPLADAVAALCDRAGGRVRTAAADLGDCDLVIECAQDAEAGRALLAAAAESVKDGAVLAATSTGVPVVEQAVATGRPGDVVGLHLPEADGTLAEIAATVVTAPGVADRAADLAGRLGLTVVRCRDRAGFIVDALRFPYLNDAAAMLGAGYAGADAIDAAMTLGCGYPSGPIADLDRLGPGRAVAVLRALYAETRDASFAPAPLLVEHATAGRPLR, encoded by the coding sequence ATGACTGGTGCTTCGTTCGGCAGGGTCGGGGTCGTCGGGCTGGGGACGATGGGCGCGGGCATCGCGGAGGTGCTGGCACGCGGCGGCCTCCCGGTCGTCGGGGTCGAGGTGGACGGGGACGCGCTGGAACGGGGGCGCGGGCACCTGGAGCGCTCGACCGGGCGCGCGGTCAAGCGCGGGCGGCTGACCGAGGAGGGACGGCGGGAGATCCTCGACCGGGTCGCGCTGTCGGTGGGTTTCGCGGAACTCGGCGACTGCGACCTGGTCATCGAGGCCGTCCCGGAGCGGCTCGACCTGAAGCGGCGCGTGTTCGCAGAGCTGGACAAGGTGTGCCGGCCCGACGCCGTCCTCGCGACCAACACCTCCTCCCTGTCGGTCACGGACATCGCGGTCACCACCGGGCGCCCCACCAAGATCGTCGGGGTCCACTTCTTCAACCCCGCGCCGGTGATGAGGCTCGTCGAGGTCATCCGGACGGTGCTGACCGAGCCCGAGGCCGTCGAGCGCGTCGCGGCGCTCGCCGAAGCGCTCGGCAAGACGCCCGTGACGATCGGCGACCGCGCCGGGTTCGTGGCGAACCGCCTGCTCTTCGGCTACCTGAACCAGGCCGCGGCCATGCTGGACTCCGGGCACGCCACCCGCGACGACATCGACACCGCCATGACGGCCGGGGCGGGACTGCCCATGGGCCCCTTCGCCCTCATGGACCTGATCGGGCTCGACACCTGCCTGGGGATCCTGGAGGCCGTCCACGCCGAGACGCGCGATCCGCGCCACGCCCCCTCGCCCGCGCTGCGTGAGCGGGTCACCGCCGGGCTGCTGGGGCGCAAGAGCGGTCACGGCTTCCACGTCCATGACGGACGGGCCGTCCAGGACGAGGCGGCCGGGCCGGGCACCGGGGCGTCCGCGCCGACCGTGGGCGTGCTCGGCACCGGGCCGCTCGCCGACGCGGTGGCCGCCCTCTGCGACCGCGCGGGCGGCCGGGTCAGGACCGCCGCCGCCGACCTCGGCGACTGCGACCTCGTGATCGAGTGCGCGCAGGACGCGGAGGCCGGGCGGGCGCTGCTGGCCGCGGCGGCGGAGTCGGTGAAGGACGGCGCGGTGCTGGCCGCCACGTCCACCGGCGTCCCCGTGGTCGAGCAGGCCGTGGCCACCGGGCGGCCCGGCGACGTCGTCGGCCTGCACCTGCCCGAGGCGGACGGGACGCTCGCCGAGATCGCCGCGACCGTCGTGACCGCGCCCGGCGTGGCGGACAGGGCCGCGGACCTCGCCGGGCGGCTCGGGCTGACCGTCGTGCGCTGCCGCGACCGCGCCGGGTTCATCGTGGACGCCCTGCGCTTCCCGTACCTGAACGACGCCGCCGCCATGCTCGGCGCCGGGTACGCCGGCGCCGACGCGATCGACGCGGCGATGACGCTCGGCTGCGGCTACCCGTCCGGCCCGATCGCCGACCTCGACCGGCTCGGCCCCGGCCGGGCGGTCGCCGTCCTGCGGGCCCTCTACGCCGAGACCAGGGACGCGTCCTTCGCGCCCGCCCCGCTCCTGGTCGAGCACGCGACGGCGGGCCGCCCGCTCCGCTGA
- a CDS encoding AI-2E family transporter — protein MPDDTPPEDRLAAPSGDGPAAAGGAVPSPSPPADDPQADAARKGGTARDDDATRDDKGHAEDDDAARDDEQAARGDEEETRSSGALDPEKADQPFGERDPATGGPVERPVPATVTEPVAPEPGAPDPAHDIEQRKREAGVDHRFPFGRPGEPIGRAHPFIFGFTGALGVITAWMLVKAATNAKSVLVMIVVAMFLAVGLNPAVERLRRFGLPRGLAVGSVFMGVLLFFAGFVASLVQPVSEQVTELRKNIPDYVTQLQNNERLAEWDKRYGLLDRAQKAVNSKGFQDSLTDTATGIGKVAINGVFQTVTILILTLYFLGSLPQIKAFFYQLAPRSRRARVALLGDEILDRIGGYVAGQFTIAFIAGITSYVFLTIMGVKYALALALIVAVTDLIPLVGATIGAVVVCLVAFLTGTVTDGIICVAFYVIYQQVENYVVYPRVMKRTVDVQPAVTIVAALIGAALLGVVGALLAIPTAAAISLLIREVVMPRQETL, from the coding sequence GTGCCCGACGACACCCCACCTGAGGACCGCCTCGCGGCTCCGTCCGGCGACGGCCCGGCCGCCGCCGGCGGCGCGGTCCCCTCCCCTTCCCCGCCCGCCGACGACCCGCAGGCCGACGCCGCACGCAAGGGCGGCACGGCGCGAGACGACGACGCGACGCGGGACGACAAGGGCCACGCCGAGGACGACGACGCCGCGCGGGACGACGAGCAGGCCGCGCGGGGCGACGAGGAGGAGACCAGGTCCAGCGGGGCGCTCGACCCGGAGAAGGCGGACCAGCCGTTCGGGGAGCGCGACCCGGCGACCGGCGGACCGGTCGAGCGCCCGGTGCCCGCGACCGTCACCGAGCCGGTGGCGCCGGAGCCGGGCGCGCCGGACCCGGCGCACGACATCGAGCAGCGCAAGCGCGAGGCGGGCGTCGACCACCGGTTCCCGTTCGGGCGGCCCGGCGAGCCGATCGGCCGCGCGCACCCGTTCATCTTCGGTTTCACCGGCGCGCTCGGCGTGATCACCGCCTGGATGCTGGTGAAGGCCGCCACGAACGCCAAGTCCGTGCTCGTGATGATCGTGGTGGCGATGTTCCTCGCGGTCGGCCTGAACCCGGCGGTGGAGCGGCTGCGCAGGTTCGGGCTCCCGCGCGGGCTGGCCGTCGGCTCGGTGTTCATGGGCGTGCTGCTGTTCTTCGCGGGCTTCGTGGCCTCGCTGGTGCAGCCGGTGTCCGAGCAGGTCACGGAACTGCGGAAGAACATCCCCGACTACGTCACGCAGTTGCAGAACAACGAGCGCCTCGCCGAATGGGACAAACGCTACGGGCTGCTGGACCGGGCCCAGAAGGCGGTCAACAGCAAGGGCTTCCAGGACAGCCTCACCGACACCGCCACCGGCATCGGGAAGGTCGCCATCAACGGCGTCTTCCAGACGGTGACGATCCTGATCCTCACGCTGTACTTCCTGGGGTCGCTACCCCAGATCAAGGCGTTCTTCTACCAGCTCGCCCCGCGTTCCCGGAGGGCGCGGGTGGCGCTGCTCGGCGACGAGATCCTGGACCGGATCGGCGGGTACGTCGCGGGGCAGTTCACGATCGCGTTCATCGCGGGCATCACCTCCTACGTCTTCCTGACGATCATGGGGGTGAAGTACGCGCTCGCGCTGGCGCTGATCGTCGCGGTGACCGACCTGATACCGCTGGTCGGCGCGACGATCGGCGCGGTGGTGGTCTGCCTGGTCGCCTTCCTGACCGGGACGGTCACCGACGGCATCATCTGCGTGGCCTTCTACGTGATCTACCAGCAGGTCGAGAACTACGTCGTCTACCCGCGCGTCATGAAGCGCACCGTCGACGTCCAGCCCGCCGTGACGATCGTGGCCGCCCTCATCGGCGCGGCGCTGCTCGGCGTGGTCGGCGCGCTGCTGGCGATCCCGACCGCGGCGGCGATCTCGCTGCTGATCCGCGAGGTCGTCATGCCGCGTCAGGAGACGCTCTAG
- a CDS encoding DivIVA domain-containing protein: MQSDIDAQLSNFFEDTPPREFDVVLRGYDRHQVDEHIKQLDNEVRQTREQTQALQRELSDAHRQLQEQERPTYSGLGARIEQLLRLAEEQATELVQAARSEANEIKAAAKVDAAEQRATAENEAAELRATAQREGDDMRGAAEREAEEVRTSARREADELTSTTEREVAKLRATADHEVAEKRAAAEREIAKLRTTTEREVAQLRASTKRERDEILTTAKRQADEMRAQAQRILEESEAQRAQAEAEFEIQLAARREEADRQDAERHSAAQAATQKLVAEAEQRAASAEQRAAKATQQAEQTRREADSHAKQLMANARKNSDNVIAEAKSQAEQLLAETKAEADRVRTAAQRQVDELTRQRDSITSHLNQLRQLIGGVAPAMGGDPELGAAPEKAAIPAAEPKPAPPQQAQQKQPAAAKAGAPGKGAQGKKSDEDDEDWWQE; this comes from the coding sequence ATGCAGTCCGACATCGACGCCCAGCTCAGCAACTTCTTTGAAGACACGCCCCCGCGCGAGTTCGACGTGGTGCTTCGCGGCTACGACCGGCACCAGGTCGACGAGCACATCAAACAGCTCGACAACGAGGTGCGGCAGACCCGCGAGCAGACCCAGGCCCTGCAGCGGGAGCTGTCGGACGCCCATCGTCAGCTGCAGGAGCAGGAACGTCCCACCTACTCCGGCCTCGGCGCCCGCATCGAGCAGCTGCTGAGACTCGCCGAGGAACAGGCCACCGAGCTCGTCCAGGCGGCGCGCTCCGAGGCGAACGAGATCAAGGCCGCGGCCAAGGTCGACGCCGCCGAGCAGCGCGCCACCGCCGAGAACGAGGCCGCCGAGCTGCGCGCGACCGCGCAGCGCGAGGGCGACGACATGCGGGGCGCGGCCGAACGCGAGGCCGAGGAGGTGCGCACCTCCGCCCGCCGCGAGGCCGATGAGCTGACCTCCACGACCGAGCGCGAGGTCGCCAAGCTGCGCGCGACCGCCGACCACGAGGTCGCCGAGAAGCGCGCCGCGGCCGAGCGCGAGATCGCCAAGCTGCGGACCACCACCGAGCGGGAGGTCGCGCAGCTGCGCGCGTCCACCAAGCGGGAGCGGGACGAGATCCTCACCACCGCCAAGCGGCAGGCGGACGAGATGCGGGCCCAGGCCCAGCGCATCCTGGAGGAGAGCGAGGCGCAGCGGGCCCAGGCCGAGGCCGAGTTCGAGATCCAGCTGGCCGCCCGCCGCGAGGAGGCCGACCGGCAGGACGCCGAGCGCCACTCCGCCGCCCAGGCCGCCACCCAGAAGCTCGTCGCCGAGGCCGAGCAGCGGGCGGCGTCCGCCGAGCAGCGGGCCGCCAAGGCCACCCAGCAGGCCGAGCAGACGCGGCGCGAGGCCGACTCGCACGCCAAGCAGCTCATGGCCAACGCGCGCAAGAACTCCGACAACGTCATCGCCGAGGCCAAGTCGCAGGCCGAGCAGCTGCTCGCCGAGACCAAGGCCGAGGCCGACCGCGTCCGCACCGCCGCGCAGCGTCAGGTCGACGAGCTGACCCGGCAGCGCGACAGCATCACGAGCCACCTCAACCAGCTGCGCCAGCTCATCGGCGGCGTCGCCCCGGCGATGGGCGGCGACCCCGAGCTGGGCGCGGCGCCGGAGAAGGCGGCCATCCCGGCCGCCGAGCCGAAGCCGGCACCGCCCCAGCAGGCCCAGCAGAAGCAGCCCGCCGCGGCCAAGGCCGGGGCGCCCGGCAAGGGGGCCCAGGGCAAGAAGTCCGACGAGGACGACGAGGACTGGTGGCAGGAGTGA
- a CDS encoding alpha/beta hydrolase, translated as MGDIRAATVLPARREEITLHTSDGLELVGELALPPERPPVATLVCLHPLPTAEGMMDSHVLRKASYRLPALAGVAVLRFNTRGTTSARGTSEGEFGEGETERYDVAAALEYTEYHDLPRPWLLGWSFGTELALKWGRDPLVEGAILLSPPLHRATDADLDAWGADGRPVVALVPGLDDYLRPAEARERFKRVPQAEVIAVDNAKHLWVGEPYVRIVLNEIVRRVAPDAFPLPTSWDGRDG; from the coding sequence ATGGGGGACATCAGGGCGGCGACCGTGCTGCCGGCGCGGCGCGAGGAGATCACGCTGCACACCTCCGACGGGCTGGAGCTGGTGGGCGAGCTGGCGCTGCCCCCGGAGCGGCCGCCGGTGGCGACACTGGTCTGCCTGCACCCGCTGCCCACGGCCGAGGGCATGATGGACAGCCACGTCCTGCGCAAGGCGTCCTACCGGCTGCCCGCGCTCGCCGGCGTGGCCGTCCTCCGCTTCAACACCCGGGGGACCACCTCCGCCCGCGGCACCAGCGAGGGCGAGTTCGGCGAGGGCGAGACCGAGCGGTACGACGTGGCCGCCGCGCTGGAGTACACCGAGTACCACGACCTGCCGCGCCCGTGGCTGCTCGGCTGGTCGTTCGGGACCGAGCTGGCCCTCAAGTGGGGACGCGACCCGCTGGTCGAGGGCGCGATCCTGCTGTCCCCGCCGCTGCACCGCGCCACCGACGCCGACCTCGACGCGTGGGGCGCCGACGGGCGGCCGGTGGTGGCGCTCGTGCCCGGGCTCGACGACTACCTGCGTCCCGCGGAGGCCCGCGAGCGGTTCAAGCGCGTCCCGCAGGCGGAGGTCATCGCCGTGGACAACGCCAAGCACCTGTGGGTCGGCGAGCCCTACGTCCGCATCGTGCTCAACGAGATCGTCCGGCGGGTGGCGCCGGACGCCTTCCCGCTGCCCACCTCATGGGACGGCCGGGACGGCTGA
- the mce gene encoding methylmalonyl-CoA epimerase: MLTRIDHIGIACHDLEATVAFYKRTYGFDEPHYEVNEEQGVREAMLKINDTGDGAASYLQLIEPIREDSAVAKWLAKNGEGVHHIAFGTDGDVADEAAGIAGKGVRVLYEAPRNGSMGSLINFLHPKDCHGVLTEIVQKP; this comes from the coding sequence ATGCTGACGCGCATCGACCACATCGGCATCGCCTGCCACGACCTGGAGGCGACCGTCGCGTTCTACAAGCGGACCTACGGCTTCGACGAGCCGCACTACGAGGTGAACGAGGAGCAGGGCGTCCGCGAGGCCATGCTCAAGATCAACGACACGGGCGACGGCGCCGCGAGCTACCTGCAGCTGATCGAGCCGATCCGGGAGGACTCCGCGGTCGCCAAGTGGCTCGCCAAGAACGGCGAAGGCGTCCACCACATCGCGTTCGGCACCGACGGGGACGTCGCGGACGAGGCCGCGGGCATCGCCGGGAAGGGCGTGCGCGTGCTGTACGAGGCGCCCCGGAACGGCTCCATGGGCTCCTTGATCAACTTCCTGCACCCGAAGGACTGCCACGGCGTGCTGACGGAGATCGTCCAGAAGCCCTGA